Proteins co-encoded in one Opitutus terrae PB90-1 genomic window:
- a CDS encoding sugar kinase: MALPIKPRASCAFDQVSLGEVMLRLDPGEGRIRTAREFKVWEGGGEYNTSRGLRKCFGYKTAVCTAFVDNEVGHLVEDFILQGGVATDFIKWREDDGIGRTVRNGLNFTERGFGIRGAVGNPDRGNTAASQLKPGDFDWDHIFGKLGARWFHTGGIFAALSATTAELTVEAVKAAKKHGTIVSYDLNYRPSLWKTIGGLKKAQEVNREIAKYVDVMIGNEEDFTASLGFEVKGADHNISKIEIDAFKAMIETAVKEFPNFKVAATTLRRVITATKNDWAAILWHDGKFHESRKYPELEILDRVGGGDSFASGLQFGFMEFNDGQKAVEYGAAHGALASTTPGDTSMATRKEVEKQIKGGGARVVR; encoded by the coding sequence ATGGCACTCCCCATCAAACCCCGCGCTTCGTGCGCCTTTGACCAAGTTTCGCTCGGCGAAGTCATGCTTCGCCTCGACCCCGGCGAGGGCCGTATCCGCACGGCCCGCGAGTTCAAAGTCTGGGAAGGCGGCGGCGAGTACAACACCTCGCGCGGCCTCCGGAAATGCTTCGGCTACAAAACCGCCGTGTGCACCGCCTTCGTCGACAACGAAGTCGGCCATCTGGTCGAGGACTTCATCCTCCAAGGCGGCGTCGCGACCGATTTCATCAAGTGGCGCGAGGACGATGGCATCGGGCGCACCGTGCGCAACGGGCTGAACTTCACCGAGCGCGGCTTCGGCATTCGCGGTGCGGTGGGCAATCCCGACCGCGGCAACACCGCCGCGTCGCAGCTCAAGCCCGGCGACTTCGACTGGGATCACATTTTCGGCAAGCTCGGTGCGCGCTGGTTTCACACCGGCGGCATCTTCGCCGCGCTGTCCGCGACCACCGCGGAATTGACCGTCGAAGCGGTGAAAGCCGCGAAGAAGCACGGCACGATCGTCAGCTATGATCTCAACTATCGCCCTTCGCTCTGGAAGACGATCGGCGGGTTGAAGAAGGCGCAGGAGGTCAACCGTGAGATCGCCAAGTACGTCGACGTGATGATCGGCAACGAGGAGGATTTCACCGCTTCGCTGGGCTTTGAGGTCAAGGGCGCCGACCACAACATCAGCAAGATCGAGATCGACGCGTTCAAGGCGATGATCGAGACAGCCGTGAAGGAGTTCCCGAACTTCAAGGTGGCGGCCACGACGCTGCGCCGCGTGATCACCGCGACCAAGAACGACTGGGCGGCGATCCTGTGGCACGACGGCAAGTTCCACGAGAGCCGGAAATATCCGGAGCTCGAGATCCTCGATCGCGTCGGCGGCGGCGACTCGTTTGCCTCGGGCCTGCAATTCGGCTTCATGGAATTCAACGACGGACAGAAGGCGGTCGAGTATGGCGCGGCCCACGGCGCGCTGGCGTCGACGACGCCGGGCGACACGTCGATGGCGACCCGCAAGGAAGTCGAGAAGCAGATCAAGGGCGGCGGCGCGCGCGTCGTGCGCTGA
- a CDS encoding Ldh family oxidoreductase, with protein sequence METFYVVPEAQHNALVEAAYKKRGYSGQEAAAGARFCAEATRHGIRTHNALKALHLDHLFGSGAGGCKPKAKIEKVKTRFRGAQVWNANRKLGQATGYAAIETAMKLADKYGVGMVSVDNAFHYLWGGGYVMEAARRGYIAYTNCTAALAEVVPFGGKYPTLGTNPHSWGFPTTGAIGYPIVIDWATSVVAMGRVQQLLREGKQLPPGAAVDENGTPTTDPAKAKYLLPFGAHKGYGLSLMNEIVGAFIGGSLPTLRNRWSQVTEGEKGTCCFFFQVWHPDAMNGGAFAQGRDQTGNVKAVIGDILGHGNEGCMLPGQIEAEAAARSAKNGGLLFSEAEINAFNEIAAEVRRPKWNLADLKTAE encoded by the coding sequence ATGGAAACTTTCTACGTCGTTCCCGAAGCGCAGCACAACGCACTCGTCGAAGCAGCCTACAAGAAACGCGGCTATTCCGGTCAGGAAGCCGCCGCTGGCGCGCGGTTCTGCGCCGAGGCCACACGGCACGGCATCCGCACTCACAACGCGCTCAAGGCGCTGCACCTCGATCATCTGTTCGGCTCCGGCGCCGGTGGCTGCAAGCCCAAGGCGAAGATCGAAAAGGTGAAGACGCGGTTCCGCGGCGCGCAGGTGTGGAACGCCAATCGCAAGCTCGGCCAGGCCACCGGCTACGCCGCGATCGAAACCGCCATGAAGCTCGCCGACAAATACGGCGTCGGCATGGTTTCGGTCGACAACGCGTTCCACTACCTCTGGGGCGGCGGCTACGTGATGGAGGCCGCGCGGCGCGGCTATATTGCCTACACCAACTGCACCGCGGCGCTCGCTGAAGTTGTTCCGTTCGGCGGCAAGTATCCCACGCTCGGCACGAATCCGCATTCGTGGGGTTTCCCGACCACCGGCGCGATCGGGTATCCGATCGTCATCGACTGGGCGACGAGCGTCGTGGCGATGGGCCGCGTGCAGCAGCTGCTGCGCGAGGGCAAACAGCTCCCGCCGGGCGCCGCCGTGGACGAGAACGGCACGCCGACGACCGATCCGGCGAAGGCGAAGTACCTGCTGCCGTTCGGCGCGCACAAGGGCTACGGGCTGTCGCTCATGAATGAAATCGTCGGCGCCTTCATCGGCGGCTCGTTGCCCACGCTGCGCAACCGCTGGAGCCAGGTGACGGAAGGCGAGAAGGGCACGTGCTGCTTCTTCTTCCAGGTCTGGCATCCCGACGCGATGAACGGCGGCGCGTTTGCGCAGGGCCGCGATCAGACCGGCAACGTTAAGGCGGTGATCGGCGACATTCTGGGTCACGGCAACGAGGGCTGCATGCTGCCGGGCCAGATCGAAGCCGAAGCCGCCGCGCGCAGCGCGAAGAACGGCGGCCTGCTGTTCTCCGAAGCGGAGATCAACGCGTTCAACGAGATTGCGGCCGAGGTCCGTCGGCCCAAGTGGAACCTCGCCGACCTGAAAACGGCCGAATAG
- a CDS encoding phosphoglycerate dehydrogenase — protein sequence MTRILLTTTSFQDTPGGHHDLLAQTGWEVIRARGPLNEADTLALVGEVDGYICGDDAITRQVLEKARPRLKVLSKYGIGVDKIDVKSCTEFGIPLLFTPGVNHTTVAEHTFLLLLALEKNFLFHTDSTRSGGWKRKTGHELLEKTIGIVGLGRIGKEVAIRAKAFGMTPIGYDVYWDDKFAAEHGVKRVNSLDEIFAASDYLSLHTNLTPQTRGMINAAAFAKMKKGVLILNCARGEIVNTADMVAALKSGQVGGYGTDVLDQEPPAADHPLLKLPNVVCTPHIGSRTYESVVRQATAAVTNLIRAMHGEKPLAQVNPEVPVKKVV from the coding sequence ATGACTCGCATTCTTCTTACCACCACTTCGTTTCAGGATACGCCCGGCGGTCATCATGACTTGCTGGCTCAGACCGGCTGGGAAGTCATCCGCGCGCGCGGTCCGTTGAACGAGGCCGACACGCTCGCCCTCGTCGGCGAGGTCGACGGCTACATTTGCGGCGACGACGCCATCACCCGCCAGGTACTCGAAAAAGCCCGCCCGCGGCTGAAGGTGCTCAGCAAATACGGCATCGGCGTCGACAAGATCGACGTGAAGTCGTGCACCGAGTTCGGCATTCCGCTGCTGTTCACGCCGGGTGTGAACCACACGACGGTGGCCGAACACACGTTCCTGCTGCTGCTCGCGCTGGAGAAGAATTTCCTTTTCCACACGGACTCGACCCGTAGCGGTGGCTGGAAGCGGAAGACCGGCCACGAACTGCTCGAGAAGACGATCGGCATCGTCGGCCTCGGCCGGATTGGCAAGGAGGTCGCGATCCGCGCGAAGGCGTTTGGCATGACGCCGATCGGCTACGACGTGTATTGGGACGATAAATTCGCCGCGGAGCATGGCGTGAAGCGGGTGAACTCGCTCGACGAGATTTTTGCCGCGTCGGATTACCTGTCGCTGCACACGAACCTGACACCGCAGACGCGCGGGATGATCAACGCGGCCGCGTTTGCGAAGATGAAAAAGGGCGTGCTGATCCTGAACTGTGCGCGCGGCGAGATCGTGAACACCGCCGACATGGTCGCGGCATTGAAGTCGGGCCAGGTGGGTGGCTACGGCACCGACGTGCTCGACCAGGAGCCGCCGGCGGCGGATCATCCGTTGCTCAAGCTGCCGAACGTCGTCTGCACGCCGCACATCGGCTCGCGCACCTACGAGAGCGTCGTCCGTCAGGCGACGGCTGCAGTCACCAACCTCATCCGTGCGATGCACGGCGAGAAGCCGCTCGCGCAGGTGAATCCGGAGGTTCCGGTCAAGAAGGTGGTCTGA
- a CDS encoding bifunctional 4-hydroxy-2-oxoglutarate aldolase/2-dehydro-3-deoxy-phosphogluconate aldolase has translation MNKSDILARLKAQKVIALIRADNAESLVDCARALQAGGLGAIELTMTTPGAIEMVARVSKELPEALIGLGTVLDPDTAKRGIAAGAKFIVTPAVRPAVIAACKEAGVPVLSGALTPTEACTAWDAGADVIKIFPAEFFGPAYIKSLKAPFPKMEFLPTGGVTPQTVGDFLKAGAWATAAGSALVAPAALKARDWAAVTARAKEFVAAAAAVA, from the coding sequence GTGAACAAATCCGACATTCTCGCTCGGCTCAAAGCCCAGAAAGTGATTGCGCTCATCCGCGCCGACAACGCCGAGAGCCTCGTGGATTGCGCCCGCGCACTGCAGGCCGGCGGCCTCGGCGCCATCGAGCTGACGATGACCACGCCCGGCGCGATCGAGATGGTTGCCCGCGTCTCGAAGGAACTGCCCGAGGCACTCATCGGCCTGGGCACCGTGCTCGATCCCGACACCGCGAAGCGCGGTATCGCCGCAGGCGCGAAATTCATCGTCACTCCGGCCGTGCGACCGGCGGTGATCGCCGCCTGCAAGGAAGCCGGCGTACCGGTGCTGTCCGGCGCGCTGACGCCGACCGAAGCATGCACGGCGTGGGACGCCGGTGCCGACGTGATCAAGATTTTCCCGGCCGAGTTCTTCGGCCCGGCGTACATCAAGTCGCTCAAGGCCCCGTTCCCGAAGATGGAATTCCTGCCGACGGGCGGCGTGACGCCGCAGACCGTCGGCGACTTCTTGAAAGCGGGCGCGTGGGCGACTGCCGCCGGCAGCGCGCTGGTCGCGCCGGCGGCGCTGAAAGCTCGCGACTGGGCCGCCGTCACCGCGCGCGCCAAGGAATTCGTCGCCGCCGCCGCGGCGGTGGCATAA
- the kduI gene encoding 5-dehydro-4-deoxy-D-glucuronate isomerase — protein MKLHYSPSPAETKRLEPEQLRSAFLISDLFQPGQLITHYTDLDRMIAGGVTPTSAPLPLPNSKQATGTDFFLERREIGIINIGAPGAVRVGGKSYPLGSLDCLYVGKGERDVVFEAGSAGQAQYFFISTPAHMTYPTAHAARAQGTQPIGDPAKCNRRRINRYIHANGIKSCQLVMGFTEFEPGSVWNTMPPHTHSRRTEIYLYFDLGTDMVVHLMGEPQATRHLIVRDREAILSPAWSIHAGVGTGAYRFIWAMGGDNQTFEDMDQVAIADLK, from the coding sequence ATGAAGCTCCATTACTCGCCGAGCCCCGCCGAGACGAAGCGTCTCGAGCCTGAACAACTCCGCAGCGCTTTCCTGATCAGCGATCTGTTTCAACCCGGTCAGCTCATCACGCACTACACCGACCTCGATCGGATGATCGCCGGCGGCGTCACGCCGACCTCCGCGCCTCTGCCGCTGCCGAACTCGAAGCAGGCGACGGGCACCGACTTCTTCCTCGAACGGCGGGAAATTGGCATCATCAACATCGGCGCGCCCGGCGCCGTCCGCGTCGGCGGCAAAAGCTACCCGCTCGGCTCGCTCGACTGCCTGTACGTCGGCAAGGGTGAACGCGACGTCGTGTTCGAGGCCGGCAGCGCCGGTCAGGCCCAGTATTTCTTCATCAGCACGCCCGCGCACATGACCTACCCGACGGCGCACGCCGCGCGCGCGCAGGGCACGCAGCCGATCGGCGATCCCGCGAAGTGCAATCGCCGGCGGATCAACCGCTACATCCACGCCAACGGCATCAAGAGCTGCCAGCTCGTGATGGGCTTCACCGAATTCGAGCCCGGCAGCGTCTGGAACACGATGCCGCCCCACACGCACTCGCGCCGCACCGAGATCTATCTCTATTTCGATCTCGGCACCGACATGGTCGTGCACCTGATGGGCGAGCCTCAGGCCACGCGGCACCTGATCGTGCGCGATCGCGAAGCGATCCTTTCCCCCGCGTGGTCGATCCACGCCGGCGTCGGCACCGGCGCTTATCGCTTCATCTGGGCGATGGGCGGCGATAACCAGACGTTCGAAGACATGGATCAGGTCGCCATCGCCGACCTGAAGTAA